The Rubidibacter lacunae KORDI 51-2 DNA window AAAACTATTGGAGGCGACCGCTGCAGCGGTCGCCTCCAACTTGATACCGATTCGGTATGCTTTGCGCCTTCGAATGATGCGGAACCGGGGACTTGAACCCCGACAGGAAAACTCCCACTAGAACCTGAATCTAGCGCGTCTACCAATTCCGCCAGTTCCGCTCATAACTTCTGACGCGATTTTCCATCATTCCACAAGAATCTCAGGGTGTCAAGAGCAGCGAGGTAGGGCCGCGAGCGGGGTATCTCCAAATCCATGCTGTAGTTTCGCAATAACGGGGACTCGAGTTCGGCTAATTGAGAATGAATCCGATCCCTCACACCTTCCATTACATGGAATAAATTGCTAAAGATCGATCCTTATTGGAGCGTAGGTGAGTTTTATTTCCACTGTTGGCGGGTTGGGGGAATGTTAACGGGTAGGAGATCGCGAAGCAAGTCGGGATTCTATTGCCGATCGCGCGAAGTGTTGGGGTCTGGCACGCCAATGTGGTCCGATCCGCAATCTTTAAGCTCAATAAGGCGCGATCGGACGCCCGTTCTTGAGAATAAGAGTATAGATTCGCACGCGCCCTTTGCCTGAGAGTGAAGTGGGGAATACTAGACAATACATGGCTTTCCGGTAGAATCGGAACAAATTTTGCCCCGCGCTCGTACATAGTGTCAGAGATCTATCTATAGTGTCAGAGGTCTGTGGTGGAGGATAGAGCCATGAACGTGTCATCGAGTTCCGCGGCCCCAACGCACCTTAATGCCAGTGAGTCCGCGCTCAAAATCTGGGGGGGAACACCCCTGAGCGGCCACGTCAGAGTAAGCGGTGCCAAAAATTCCGCCCTCGTAATTATGGCTGGGACGCTCTTGTGTCCGGAGCCCTGCCGCCTGAGTAACGTGCCTTCGCTGGTGGATGTGGCGCGCATGGGTCAGATGCTGAGCGCGCTCGGCGTGCGGGTCGAGCGAAACGGCGACGTGCTCGACATCGATGCCAGTCACCTCCACTCTGCTACTGCTCCCTATGAAGTAGTCTCGAAATTGCGCGCTAGCTTCTTTGCAATTGGACCGCTATTAGCGCGATATGGTTCGGCTCAGATTCCGATGCCTGGCGGCTGCGCAATCGGTACGCGGCCGGTCGACCTGCACGTGCGCGGGTTGCAGCAGCTAGGCGCACACGTTCGTATCGAGCACGGCATTGTCTACGCCAGCCTAGCCGGACGCAATTGCCGCTTGAAGGGCGCGCGTATTTATTTGGACTATCCCAGTGTCGGCGCGACAGAAACGCTGCTAATGGCAGCCACTCTTGCCGAGGGCGAGACGATTATTGAAAATGCCGCCCAAGAACCAGAGGTTATCGACTTGGCAAACTTCTGCCGGTCGATGGGCGCGCGCATTCGCGGAGCGGGGACAAAGGAAATCGCGATCGTTGGAACGCCGCGGCTGCACGGGACGGAATACGCGATTGTGCCCGATCGCATCGAAGCTGGAACGTTGCTCATCGCTGGGGCGATCGCCCGTTCGGAAATTAGCCTGTCACCAGTGGTGCCGGAACACCTATCGCCAGTTATCGCCAAGCTGCAGGAAGTCGGTCCGCAAGTCGTGCGCGATGCCGAAGACTGCTTGCGCGTTTTGCCGGCAGAGTTACACGCGACGGACATTGAAACCCTGCCGTATCCAGGCTTTCCAACCGATATGCAGGCACAGTTCACGGCGCTGTTGGCTTTGGCAGAGGGGGATAGTGTCGTCACGGAAACGGTTTTCGAGAACCGCATGGGACATGTTGCCGAGTTGGCGAGGATGGGAGCGGACATGCGCGTACGCGGTCGACACGCCCTGATTCGCGGCGTTCCAACGCTGACGGGTGCGCCCGTGATGGCCACCGATCTGCGCGCATCGGCAGCCTTGGTACTGGCCGGTCTGGCGGCGAAGGATGTCACCATCGTGCAAGGATTGCATCACCTCGATCGCGGCTATGAACACCTCGATGGCAAGTTGCGGAAGCTAGGCGCGCGCATGGAACGCATGGCGATGGCTGCTGATGAAGTTGTTGCAGCCGTTCCTGCCTCGTAACGAAAATGGACAGCGATCGCCGCGCGGCTGCAATGGGTTAACATCCGACCATTGCGCTTGTCCGGGACGTCAATCGACCCGGACGATTCTGCTGCCACTAGGCGATCGCTACACTCCAATGTGAATCTTGACCCCGAGCTTCCGTGCCGCGCTCGGGCAACGTTTCCTCAGTCTTTCGCCTTGCCGTTGCTGACTCTGCGAGGTGCAAGCGCCATCGCTAGCTATGATTTGTCGCCAGCTTACAACGCGCAAATCGACCTACCGACAGATGCTTTCTTGCAGCAGTTTGCCTGCCGGAGCACCCCCAACTCGATTCGGCATCTTGGCATTATTAGTTGTCTCGTTTCAGCGGTCTGGGCGGGTCCTCCTCAACGGGCGTTAAACGTTTGCCTGCGCGACGCGGCTGCCGAGGTTATCGAGAACCGACTAGCATAGGTCCGAGAGAGCACTGGAGCGATCGCTATGGAAGGTTTTTGGGAAAACGTGTTGCGCTATCCGCGCTACTTCATCACAATTTCACTCGGCATTTTTTTTGCCCTGTTCGAGCGCCTGCGCCCGCTCTTGCAGCGGCCCTCAACGGCCATCGCCTTAGTCGGCGCCATTGTCGGTGGATTTGCATTTATCGCCTTTACCCTCCAGGCTATGCTCGGCTACTCTGCACCGTAGCGTGAAGAGCTTCGTTATGCTGGGTGTCGGGCCGTCGGTCACGGACGCACGGACAGTCGCGCCCTTGCAGCCCATCTAAGGAGTATCGGAGCGTGGCTACTAATCGTCGCATCGCACGTGTTGCATCGCTGATCCAGCGCGAGGTCAGCCAAATGCTAACCAGTGAAATTAAAGACGACCGCGTAGGAGCGGGAATGCCAAGCGTTACGACGGTTGAGGTGTCGGGCGATTTGCAGCACGCCAAGATTTTCGTCAGCGTTTACGGGACTGAAGACGCTCGCGCTGAGACGATGGATGGGTTGCGCGCGTCAACGGGTTTCGTGCGCCGCGCACTGGGCCAGCGCATTCGTTTGCGGCGAACCCCTGAGATTGCTTTTTTCGAGGATCGTTCGCTCGAGCGGGGGGTTCGGACTATATCTTTGCTGGACGAACTGCGTCAAAAACGCGAGTCGCGCGAAGATATTCTTGATTCCGCCGAAGATATGGGCTGAATCCAGGTTGGGTTACTGACCGACCACCTGTCCCCGAAGGGACGATTCGATTCTGACGATTCGATCCTGAAGCCCTGCAGTCGAGTTGGGCGATCGCCTGCCATCGGTAGTGGAGGCTCCGACGATGCCCGCGCGTGTTTCTTCACCCACATTGCCGACTAAATCCCTGCCGGATTTCAGGCAGCTGCCGCTTCCCGAACAAGTTGCGCAGCTCATTGTCGTGCGCGCCTCCGGCCAGCTATTCGATCGCCAAATCCGCTATCCGCAATGGGAACCGCCAGCCGCAATCTTACGGCATTGGTTGAGCGACTTGAACGTCGGCGGGGTGATTCTTCTGGGTGGGAGCGCTACTGAGGTGGCTTGCCGAACGCAACAGCTGCAGAGCTGGGCAAGACTGCCGCTGGCGATCGCAGCCGACATCGAAGAAGGGGTCGGACAGCGCTTTCCTGGAGCAACATGGTTTCCGCCGCCGATGGCGATCGCTGCGATCGCCCGGCGCGACTTGCCACATGCATGCGCCCTATGCGAGCAAATGGGTGCGACGACTGCCCGCGAAGCACTGGCACTCGGCATCCATTGGATTCTGGGTCCGGTCGCCGACGTAAACAATAACCCGGACAACCCAGTCATCAATGTACGCGCTTTTGGCGAGGCAGCGGCGACGGTTACCTCGTTAGTTGCTGCCTTCATTCGCGGTGCCCAACAGTATCCGGTGCTGACCTGCGCCAAACACTTTCCCGGTCACGGGGACACTGCCGTCGACTCGCACCTGACGTTGCCAACTGTTACGGCTGGTCCCGAGCGCCTGGCACAAGTGGAGCTGCCTCCGTTTCAAAGCGCGATCGCGGCCGGGGTCGACAGCATTATGAGCGCGCACTTGCTCGTACCGGCTTGGGACGCAGAGTGCCCGGCAACCGTTTCGCCTGCAGTCTTGACCGAGCAGCTGCGCCGGCAGCTGGGCTTCACAGGACTTGCCGTCACTGACGCGTTGATCATGGGCGCGATCGCCGACATTGCTCCGCCCGAAGAACTACCAGTGCTGGCTCTGGAAGCCGGCGCTGATATCCTGTTGATGCCTGCCGATCCGGTTGCCGCGATCGCGGCGGTCTGCCGAGCCGTAGAGTCGGGTCGCATCGCACGCGATCGCCTGTATTGTTCGCTCGAACGCCTTTGGCATGCCAAGCAACGCATCTTGACAGGAGCGTCCCTCGAGCCCGCTACCGACCTAACCGCTGAGCTAGCGCGACCGGAAGCCGTGGCGGCAGCCCGCGCGATTGATGCTGCCGCCATGCAGTTTGGGGGATCCCTCCCCGCCAGCTTGCCGCCCGGTACGCGCAACCTCGTTATCGTCGACGATCTGCTGAACAGTCCGTTCTTGGACCGCCACGTCCCCGCGATTGCCTTTCCGGAACAGCTCGGTTGCAATTTGCACCTGCTGCCCCGGCACCAGCTTGCCGACTGTCGCGATCGCCTCTGCGATGGCACGCCGACGTTCTTGCAACTGTTCGCACGCGGCAATCCTTTTCGCGGCGCGGCTGGACTCGATAGAACGACCCGCACCATCCTTCAAACTCTGATTGCCAGCGGCACGCTGCAAGCGATCGCCGTCTACGGCAGCCCGTACCTCCTTGACTGGTTACACCCGCACCTGCCGCCCGAGCTGCCCTGGACCTTCACTTACGGGCAAACACCTGACGCGCAGGAAATCGCGATCGCGCGGCTGTGCCCGTCGGCGGGCGAGAAAATGTCAGGCTCCCCTGACACCACGACAGCGGTTTTCCTGTGATCTGTCTTAACCTGCTTTTAGCCACTTCTTTACTTTGCTAGGAAGGTTGGTTTTTACAGCCAAGCCAAAGTCAAACCGGCCTTCGCTTTCGGTTTTTGACTCCTGCGCACAATTCCTAATGCTCGGACGGAATCCTTAATATTTGCAAACAAGCCTGCGAACTGTAGCTCAGAATACTGAAAATTCCGGGTGTATCCCCAAGTCATTTGAGGTTAATATTTATGTTGAGGCTGCATTCCTTTGAGAGCTATGAGCGTATTGACCATGCCAACTGCTGCTCCCGCTGCACCCGAGCGCTACTCGATCGAGACGCTCCGCGAGGAAGCTCGCCACTTAGTCGATTGCGGTCACGTTAGCCCGCATCAACCGCTTTACATCCTTTGTCAATTTATTCCTCCGCGCGAGTGGATTTGTGTCGAATGCGAACTGGAGCGCAACGATTTTCTGTTGCGCGATTGTGTAGCCGATCTAATTGGCGCTCAGACCTGGCAGAACGACTGAAAACCTGTGCGGGACTCCGAGCCGTTTCGAGCTCGCCCTCGCCCTGACGCGAGCTGTTCTCCTGCTGATTTCCCGATGGGTGCAGTGCGAATGTGATAACTCAGGCAATGCGGTTCACACTCGAAGATCCTGTAGCATGTCAGCCACCAATCATCTTCAGAGCCGAGGCGTGCAATTGCACGCCTCGGTTATTCATGCCGGGCTGTTTTTGATGGCTTGCCGCGATCGCTCGCGGTTTCGACACATCAGGGACACAACACTTGAGCGAGCGCTATGGTCTGCAGCGGTCCTTCAAACTGTTACGGGTTGAGTTTTAGCGGCGACCGCGTCTTTACTGCAAACTGTCGAGCAGTTGCTGTTTGGCTGTGGCTAGCGCCTTTGGCAACTCGGTTGGCTCGCGCCCGCCTGCTTGTGCTAGGTTCGGGCGCCCGCCGCCGCCGCCGCCGCACAATTTTGCAATACCTCCGATAAACTTCCCGGCCTGCAGCTTTTTTTCGTTGATAATCTTCGCAGCGAAGGCTGCCACTAGGCTGACTTTGCCTTCTGCCGGTACCGAACCCAGCACGACCGCACTTTCGCCTAGCTTCTGCTGCAAGCGCTCTGCTGCTGTCTTGAGGCTTTCTGCATCGAGTTCGCCCATGTTCGCGACGAGTACCTGGAAAGCACCGACCGTTTCGGCCGTATCGAGCAAGCTATCTGACTTTGCGAGGGCGAGTTCCCGCTTGAGCGTTTCGAGCTGCTTTTGGGCTGACTTGAGGTCGCTTTGCAAGCCATCGACGCGTCCTAGAACCTCTTCGGGTTTGACCTTGAAGCGATCGGACAGATCGCGGACGATGTCGTCGCGGACGTTCAGATACTCCAGCACTGCCGGTCCAGCCACGGCTTCGATGCGCCGCACGCCCGAGGAAATACCTGTTTCCGACACGATTTTAAACAAACCAATTTCTGCCGTGTTGTTGACGTGAGTGCCGCCGCACAACTCCATCGACACGCCGGGTACGTCAATGACACGAACGACATCGCCGTACTTCTCGCCGAACATGGCTACGGCTCCCTTGGCTTTGGCATCGGCGATCGCCATTTCTGCTGCTTGCGTGTCGTGGGCTTCAGCAATCCAAGTGTTGATTTGCTCCTCGATTTGTTGCAATTCCTCAGGGGCGATCGCGCGCGGGCAGTTGAAGTCGAACCGCAGGCGATCGAAGGCGACGAGCGAGCCAGCTTGAGAGACGGCCGGATCGACCATTTGCTTTAGGGCGGCTTGCAATAAGTGTGTAGCCGTGTGATGGGCTTGGGCACGACGGCGGCAGGAGCGATCGATCTGCGCGTTGAGTAGCGTGCCGAGCTCCAGCGTGCCGCGTTCTACGCGCCCGTGGTGGACGAAAATGCTGCCTTCTTTCTGAACGTCCTCAACACGCACGAGTACGTCATCGCTGCTCAGGTAGCCGCGATCGCCGATTTGCCCGCCGGACTCGGCGTAGAACGGGGTCGAATCGAGGACGATTTGCACGGTCGTCCCGGCTGCTGCGCGCTCGACCTGCCGTCCACCGGCAACTAATCCCATCACTTGCGCCGGACTGGCGTATTCCCTGTAACCGAGGAATTGGGTCTTAGTCCCACTGGCCGCGATCGCGCCGATGGCATTTTTCGCTGTCAGGTCGATAGTTTCGTGGGCGGCTTGGTTTTGCTCTCGATGTTCATTCATTGCTGCATCGAAGCCATCCATGTCAACCGTCAACCCGCGTTCTTCGGCTGCTTCTTGAGTCAGCTCGACGGGATACCCGTAGGTTGCATAGAGATCGAAGGCATCGCGCCCGTCGATCTGCTTGCTGGCTGTCTGCTCGGTTTTGGCGACAATTGCAGCCAGTACCGCTTCGCCGCGTTCCAGCGTTTTGAAGAAGGCGGCTTCTTCGCGTTCGATTTCGCCGAGGATGTAATCGGCGCGATCGCGAACATTGGGGTATGGCTTGGCAGCAAGGTCGATAGCGGTCTCGGCAACTTGCGTAATGAATGCGGTGGTAATGCCGATCGCGCGGCCGTGGCGGACAACGCGGCGGAGCAGGCGGCGCATGATGTAGCCGCGTCCGAGGTTGGAGGCGCTGACGCCGTCGGCAATGAGGTGAACGATCGCGCGGACGTGGTCGCCGATGACCTTGAGCGAGGTTTGGGTGGAGTCGTCAGTGCTGGTGAAGTCGATATTGGCGATCGCGGCGGCGGTTTTGATGATGGGGAGAATCAGGTCGGTTTCGTAGTTGTTGGGCACGTCCTGCAGGATCTGTGCCATGCGCTCCAACCCCATCCCGGTGTCGATATTTTGGGTCTGCAGCGGCGTCAGGTTGCCCTCGCGATCGCGGTTGTACTGCATGAACACGAGGTTGTAGAACTCGATGAACCGCGTGTCGTCTTCGAGATCGATCGCGTCATCACCGTGTTCGGGATGGAAGTCGTAATAGATCTCCGAGCAGGGACCGCAGGGACCGGTCGGACCGGCAGCCCAGAAGTTGTCTGCTTCGCCCAAACGCTGAATGCGGTGCGCCGGTACGCCAATTTTGTCACGCCAGATAGCAAATGCTTCATCGTCTTCGCGGAAGACGCTGGGGACGAGACGCTCTGGCGGCAAACCGAAGACTTCGGTAGACAGCTCCCACGCCCACTGAATGGCTTCTGCTTTGAAGTAGTCGCCGAAGCTGAAGTTGCCCAGCATTTCAAAGAACGTGTGGTGGCGTTTGGTGCGGCCGACGTTCTCGATGTCATTGGTGCGAATGCATTTTTGGGAGGTGGTAGCGCGCGCGTAGGAGGCGCTGCGCTGGCCGAGGAAAATCGGCTTGAACTGCAACATCCCGGCGATCGTCAGCAGCACGGTGGGATCGTCCGGAACGAGAGATGCGCTGGGCAGCTCCTGATGATGGCGCTGGACATAAAAGTCGAGGAACTTACGCCGAATGTCGTCGCCGCTCAGGTATTGCGGGCGAAATTGTGAGGAGGTGGGCATCGCGTCTGCTCGAAATCGGGGTTACTGCAATCTGACGGTCAGGTTCTTGCGGATTTTGTGGAGTGGGACTTAATCTCTCTGTCCAAGAGGATTCTGCGGTGAAACACCTCCAGATTCCCCTTCCAGCTAAAACATCATGGCAATCTCTTCAGCGGGACCCAAAACCATTTGCATTCCCATGGCATCCGTAGCTGCATATCTGCCGCTGATGAAGATAGTCAAGTGCGTTCAGCACCTACCCCGATCCCATGTTTGAAAAACACCCGAGCTGTTTCCAGACGGGAATTCCAGCGGCTACTGGCTCCATGATACGCTGCATTCGAAGAAGCTCGGCTTCACCAGGCGCCGGATCGAATTGGCAAGCATGGGGGACGTTTGTGAAGTGCGTCCGGATTTTGCGATGTCCTCCATGGTTTGAATAACCGATGAGGTCGAGAAAGCGCAGTAGATAAAGCGCTTTGAGGTTCCCTTTACGGTTCTGGTCTATGCCTTCGATCGCGAGCGGCACTGGTCTGCTTACGGTAAAGATACTGAAACACTGCACGTGAAAGCATTCCCATCAACGAGACCGGTCTGTTGCTGAAACCAATTGCCCGCAACTTGCTCGTCATCGACAAGGATGATGAATTCATTGCTTTGAGAAATGCCACGATCGCTTCCTCGAGCTGCTGCTTCCAATCGAACGCTCGAGCTTTGCGCATCCGATAGCCGTTCAACGTTTGCGGCGTCCGCCGGCTGCACGAGCCTTCGGACATCATCGCTTTTGCGAGCATTTAAGTCTTTGAATTGCTTGATAAACCCAGCTGCAAATCGGCTCTCGGACAGTGATGCGTTCGGTGAGGAAATCCAATATTAAGACCGGACGAGCCGTCACCGTCGAACGTGCTGGCATCGCAGATATTCAGGCTGTTACCCATGGAAAGTCCTCCTGTGGGAATTGCCTCAATTATTCAAACCGCCCACTGCAAGTCCGCACCCGGACGGCGATCGCACCCCGTTTTGCACCAATGTACTATTCTTTGGTACCCGCTCTACCACAACCCGACCGAATGAGTCGGGAGGGTTTAGGCTTGATGAGTTTCAGGGCCTTCGCGGGAGAAGTGGCAGCGAACGCGGAGCGGACACCTCGGGCAGTGCGGCGATCGCGCGCGACACACTAACGCCCCAAAGTCGATGAGGGTAAGGTTCCAGCGATCTACGCGATCGCTGGGAGCGACGGCATCGGCCGCCGCCCACAGCAACGGGTCGCGGGACTTCACCCGACCGCCGTGCAAGCCCAAACACCGCTCCAGAATGCGCGCGACGCTGGCATCGAGCACCGCTGCCGATTGCTCGAAAACCTGCGATAGCAATGCTCGCGCCGTGTACATGCCGACGCCGGGCAGTTGTAGCAACTCTGCTTCCGTGTCGGGCAAACGTCCTGCGTAAGGCGGACCGAGAAGCGCACGAGCTGCTGCTGTCAAACGTTCGGCCCGGAAGTGCAGTCCGAGCGGGCGCAGCACGTTGCCCAACTCGCGCTCGTCAGCGGCTGCTAAATCGAGCAGCGTTGGGTAGCGTGCGAGTACCTCCAAATACACGGGTACGACAGACTTTGCTTCGGTTTTCTGGAGCAAGCACTCCGCTACGAGCAGTGCATACGGGTCGCGCGTCTGGCGCCAGGGAAAATCCCGCAGGTTCTGCTGCCCCCACGCCTGCAGTTGCGAGCGAAACCAACCCACCATTGTCGGATCGAGATCGAGTTCTGGGATCGGATTGCGTGCCAAGTCGAACCTACCGCGATCGCCTCCAGCAACGATATAGCAAAGGGCGCATTGTGAGATCGCAAGCAAATTCAGCCTGGTTCGGGCAAGCAATCCGTGCAAGCAATCCGTGCAGGCGATCTAAGAATTTGGTTGCGAAGCAAAGCGGTGTGGGGATGTTTGTCATAGGCGATCGACCCTTCGTGTCACGATACCTCCATGTTCTTCAGGGATTGTCAGGGTTTTTGTTTGACTCCCAGGGCAGAGTCAGGCTTTGAACTACCTCTGAGCCGAAATTTCTGACACCCCCTGCCATAGATCGACTGAGGAGGGTGCGCCCGCTGCAATTACCGACAGCATTTATCGCGACGTTTCTTGCTAGCGAACTACTCTGGCTCGACGTCGAGTTCGTAGAGATTCCACAAGGCACTGTCGAGCGCCGTGTACTTGATATTCTGGATGCGATCGCGAATAGCCGAAAGCGAGAGCGGATTGATGAGGTAGATGAACGGCACTTGTTCGGCAACGATTTGCTGGAACTCGCCGTAGATTGCCTTGCGTTTCTCCTCGTCAAGTTCTCCCACCCCGGCAATAAAGAGGCGATCGATCTCGCGTTCCCAATCGGAAACCTCCCACCCTTGAATCGGTGGCTGTCCGGGAATCGGACCCTGATTGAACGTATGGAGCGACCCGCCAGAATACCAAACGTTGAACCCGCCGTGCGGATCGAGACTGCCGCCGCCAAAGCCCAAAAGGCAGGTGTCCCAATCGCGGCGGTCGAGCTTCTTTATCATTGCATTGAACTGAAGTACTTGTAAGTCCGTCCGGATGCCGATTGCTTCAAGATCCTGCACGATTTGTACTGCTGAATCCGGGCGCGTTACTAACATCCGAAAGCGCACGCGATTGCCATCGGCATCAAACAGCAACCCATCTGCATCGTACTGAAAGCCGGCATTTGTCAATAAAGAGTGCGCGCGCTCGGGATCGTAGCTGTAGGTTTTAAGTCCCTCTTCAGGAGACAGATAAAACGGACTTTGAATTACAATCGGCGAGTGTTGGATGGCACCCAAACCGCGATACGTCGTATTTTTAATCTGCTCGCGATCGATGGCATACGCTACTGCCTGACGGAACGCTTTGTTCTGAAACCAACGCTGCTTGACCGGATCGACAAACGGTGTTCCGTTCTCATCTAGGGCGCGATTGAGATTGAAAGTCAAGAAACTCTTGCTGTTTACAGGGCCGCCATTGTAAATCGTGTAGCCGCCTCGTGCCTCTTCGCGCTTGAGCAATCGAAATTGCTTTGGCGAAACGGAGAGAATATCCAGGTCGCCCGTGCGAAACGCGATCAATTGATTGTCGGCGGATTCGATGGTTTGCACTACGAGGCGTTCGATGTAGGGCTGGGGTTCGCCATCTTTGCCTTTACGCCAATAGTAAGGATTGCGCTCCAAGATCGTGCGCTGAGATGGCACGTAGCGGACGATACGATACGGACCGGCTCCAATAACCGTCCGCGGATCGGCTCCTGTCGTCCAGGTCGATAAATACTTCAAATTCCCGCCAGCATCGGAGTCTTCTAGGGACGATGCGAGCACGTGCTCCGGCAAGATGTACAGCCCGCCCGCAAAACGCAAGAAGGGTGCAAAGGGTTCGGGGACGGCGAACTCCACGCGACGATCGTCGAGTTTGCGGACGGCCGGAAATGTGCCAGACTCGCCAATTCTTAGGATGTCACGCACGCCGATGGGAATCTTTTCGTTGAGGTAAATTTTGTCGTAAGAAAATACAACGTCACTAGCCGTCAGGGGTTCACCGTCCGACCACTGCAGTCCCTCGCGCAACGTAAAGATAATACGCAAGCGATCGTCGGAAATCTCCCAGGATTCAGCCAGTGCCGGAATGACCTCGCCCGTGAGACCGTCGATGTCGATCAGACCCTCGTTAATCGGACGGAGGACGTAGCGACTGTACAGCGAGTCGTTGAGCGGTGCATTAAATGTGGTTGGGTCGCTCGGAATAGAAAACACTAGTTGCGAAACAGCTGCTGTTGGCGTTCTGTCGCCGCAGCCCGCGATCGCGACCGCAAGCCAAAGTGACAGTAGCACTGCGATCGCCCGACACGCGCGCTGCCATCGCAGCGGAGCCATGAAGCTCGATCGGTTCTCCGCCGGTCGAAAATCCTGAGGGCCTGTCGTGATTCTTGGCATAGTTTGGCATGGTAAGGGATACTTCTAGCATCGGCAAATCCTTGGCACGTTGGTCCTCGCTTGCCAACCCTTGCCCCAACTCTTGCTGGCCACCGCGATCCTGGCGATCGCATCTCCGCTACCGTCGGACGCGACGGGCGCGACTAGCTACGGCAGCGTCGGACGCCGTTACGCCACCGGGGAAACGGTA harbors:
- a CDS encoding ABC transporter substrate-binding protein, which codes for MAPLRWQRACRAIAVLLSLWLAVAIAGCGDRTPTAAVSQLVFSIPSDPTTFNAPLNDSLYSRYVLRPINEGLIDIDGLTGEVIPALAESWEISDDRLRIIFTLREGLQWSDGEPLTASDVVFSYDKIYLNEKIPIGVRDILRIGESGTFPAVRKLDDRRVEFAVPEPFAPFLRFAGGLYILPEHVLASSLEDSDAGGNLKYLSTWTTGADPRTVIGAGPYRIVRYVPSQRTILERNPYYWRKGKDGEPQPYIERLVVQTIESADNQLIAFRTGDLDILSVSPKQFRLLKREEARGGYTIYNGGPVNSKSFLTFNLNRALDENGTPFVDPVKQRWFQNKAFRQAVAYAIDREQIKNTTYRGLGAIQHSPIVIQSPFYLSPEEGLKTYSYDPERAHSLLTNAGFQYDADGLLFDADGNRVRFRMLVTRPDSAVQIVQDLEAIGIRTDLQVLQFNAMIKKLDRRDWDTCLLGFGGGSLDPHGGFNVWYSGGSLHTFNQGPIPGQPPIQGWEVSDWEREIDRLFIAGVGELDEEKRKAIYGEFQQIVAEQVPFIYLINPLSLSAIRDRIQNIKYTALDSALWNLYELDVEPE